One Drosophila kikkawai strain 14028-0561.14 chromosome 3L, DkikHiC1v2, whole genome shotgun sequence genomic window carries:
- the LOC108078727 gene encoding serine protease 1-like, with translation MKLFVAILALAVASASASAINSVVHPKDLPKVSKIEGRITNGYPAEEGKAPYTVGLGFSGGWWCGGSIIGHEWVLTAEHCIGNADSVTVYFGATWRTNAQYTHWVGNGNFIKHSNADIALIRIPHVDFWHMVNKVDLPSYNDRYNDYNEWWAVACGWGGTYDGSPLPDWLQCADVQIIHNSECASYYGTGTVGDNIICIRVVDGRGTCGGDSGGPLVTHDGSKLVGVTNWVSGSGCQAGHPAGFQRTTYHLDWIRDHTGIAYY, from the coding sequence ATGAAACTGTTCGTAGCTATCCTGGCTCTGGCCGTGGCTTcggcctccgcctccgccatCAACAGCGTGGTCCACCCCAAGGACCTGCCTAAGGTCTCCAAGATTGAGGGTCGCATCACCAACGGCTACCCGGCTGAAGAGGGCAAGGCTCCCTACACCGTCGGCCTGGGCTTCAGCGGCGGCTGGTGGTGCGGTGGCTCCATTATCGGCCACGAGTGGGTCCTCACCGCCGAGCACTGCATCGGAAACGCCGACTCCGTGACCGTGTACTTCGGCGCCACCTGGCGCACCAACGCCCAGTACACCCACTGGGTTGGAAATGGCAACTTCATCAAGCACAGCAACGCCGACATCGCCCTGATCCGCATCCCGCATGTGGACTTCTGGCACATGGTCAATAAGGTGGATCTGCCCAGCTACAACGATCGCTACAACGACTACAACGAGTGGTGGGCCGTGGCCTGCGGCTGGGGCGGCACCTACGACGGCAGCCCCCTGCCCGACTGGCTCCAGTGCGCCGACGTCCAGATCATCCACAACTCCGAGTGCGCCAGCTACTACGGCACTGGCACCGTTGGTGACAACATCATCTGCATCCGCGTGGTCGACGGCAGGGGAACCTGTGGCGGAGACTCCGGCGGCCCCCTGGTCACCCATGACGGCAGCAAGCTGGTGGGAGTCACTAACTGGGTGTCTGGTTCCGGCTGCCAGGCTGGTCATCCCGCTGGCTTCCAGCGTACGACCTACCACTTGGACTGGATCCGCGACCACACCGGTATTGCTTACTACTAA
- the LOC108078726 gene encoding serine protease 1-like: protein MKLFLAILALAVASASGSAMPRGSSSFQKVHTKDMQGRITNGYPAEEGKAPYTVGLGFSGGWWCGGSIIGHEWVLTAEHCIGDADSVTVYFGATWRTNAQYTHWVGNGNFIKHSNADIALIRIPHVDFWHMVNKVDLPSYNDRYNDYNEWWAVACGWGGTYDGSPLPDYMQCVDLQIMHNSECSGYYGTGTVGDNIICVRTPDGKSTCGGDSGGPLVTHDGTKLVGVTNFGSVAGCQSGAPAGFQRVTYHLDWIRDHTGIAYY, encoded by the coding sequence ATGAAACTGTTTTTAGCTATTCTGGCTCTGGCCGTGGCTTCGGCCTCCGGCTCCGCCATGCCCCGTGGCTCCAGCTCCTTCCAAAAGGTCCACACCAAGGACATGCAGGGTCGCATCACCAACGGTTACCCTGCTGAGGAGGGCAAGGCTCCCTACACCGTCGGCCTGGGCTTCAGCGGCGGCTGGTGGTGCGGTGGCTCCATTATCGGCCACGAGTGGGTCCTCACCGCCGAGCACTGCATCGGAGATGCCGACTCCGTGACCGTGTACTTCGGCGCCACCTGGCGCACCAACGCCCAGTACACCCACTGGGTTGGAAACGGCAACTTCATCAAGCACAGCAACGCAGACATCGCCCTGATCCGCATCCCGCATGTGGACTTCTGGCACATGGTCAACAAGGTGGATCTGCCCAGCTACAACGATCGCTACAATGACTACAACGAGTGGTGGGCCGTGGCCTGCGGCTGGGGCGGCACCTACGACGGAAGCCCGCTGCCCGACTACATGCAGTGCGTGGACCTGCAGATCATGCACAACTCCGAGTGCTCCGGCTACTACGGCACCGGCACCGTCGGCGACAATATCATCTGTGTGCGCACTCCCGATGGCAAGTCCACCTGCGGCGGCGACTCCGGCGGCCCCCTGGTCACCCATGACGGCACCAAGTTGGTGGGAGTCACCAACTTCGGCTCGGTTGCCGGCTGCCAGTCGGGAGCTCCTGCTGGCTTCCAGCGTGTCACCTATCACTTGGATTGGATCCGCGATCACACCGGAATTGCTTACTACTAA
- the LOC108078723 gene encoding uncharacterized protein isoform X1 encodes MLRNQRSCWNKPTNTSTSIFKAASLNVMAEKRLLLERSDSSETTEKLEVQMTRRKGVVLQAMQHQSLPGGCRLLFLRRKSVLCLVVAFVFCYFVIGRPDWANVLDLDVLHGDNILTVQHQSTVMDVMVFNFPFLLPYFLVSMHVMVRVRVMSPDDTIFDSSIPFVPEGYLVYSNSCRIMELDPYKSEVMRHFKRVKYKSCQKLPPLTRVRFQERSQKYLLTIDGAAFNQYPVASNLHCCYMAVQRVNEMEVNYTTCHNFKGSTELPNSVEDIIVKCNTGGKQIYINGHATIPVKDAVQQRLQEAKTDKRQASRRPPSVLMLGIDSISRVNLIRAMPKTAQYLYDNEWFELAGYNKVDDNTFPNIMALATGYNLHNAQHECSPYVVGGLDKCNFIWKQYKEHGYVTAYAEDAVKINTFNYLKKGFEHPPADYYLRPYLSAAEKLLDHTVVNGLIHCLGYETAAEHVYDYALEFTRRYLNETYFGFFWTNTHSHSDISQTSSMDEYMAEYLRKLVRQGTMDNSVVVFFSDHGLRFGPTRATWSGHLEERLPAIFIWLPHHLRQSHPEFVRSLHLNRNRLTTPYDLHLTMKHILSLSGRTDMASLGPAPDCPQCQSLLRPVSPLRSCADVGIEDHWCTCWAYDTVSSTSRETRMLGKRVVSYLNTYVAEFRNGTYAKLCAKLTLQSIRSAFRAHPNALDPEGFHTYRLIFVTSPNKAWYEATVRHNQTDDSVTVTGSVSRLNVYSGESECMKDFAAKKYCYCRH; translated from the exons ATG tTGCGGAATCAACGATCTTGCTGGAATAAACCCACGAATACTTCAACAAGCATTTTTAAAG CCGCGAGCTTAAATGTTATGGCAGAGAAACGCCTTCTGCTGGAGCGATCGGATTCCTCAGAGACGACGGAGAAACTGGAAGTACAAATGACCCGACGAAAGGGCGTCGTCCTACAGGCGATGCAGCACCAGTCGCTGCCCGGCGGCTGCCGGCTGCTCTTCCTTCGCCGGAAGTCGGTGCTCTGCCTGGTGGTGGCCTTTGTGTTCTGTTACTTTGTGATCGGACGACCCGACTGGGCGAATGTCCTTGACCTGGATGTCCTGCACGGAGATAATATCCTGACAGTCCAGCACCAGTCCACGGTCATGGATG TTatggttttcaattttccttttttgttgcctTATTTCCTTGTTTCGATGCATGTGATGGTCCGTGTCCGTGTTATGTCCCCAGATGACACAATTTTTGACAGTAGTATTCCATTTGTGCCGGAAGGCTACCTCGTGTACAGCAACTCGTGTCGGATCATGGAGTTGGATCCGTACAAGAGCGAGGTGATGCGTCACTTCAAGCGGGTCAAGTACAAGTCCTGCCAGAAGTTGCCGCCACTGACCCGGGTGCGATTCCAGGAGCGCTCTCAGAAGTACCTCCTAACCATCGACGGAGCCGCCTTCAACCAGTATCCGGTGGCTAGCAATCTCCACTGCTGCTATATGGCCGTGCAGCGGGTCAATGAGATGGAGGTCAACTACACCACGTGCCACAACTTCAAGGGGTCTACGGAGCTGCCCAATTCCGTCGAAGACATAATCGTCAAGTGTAACACGGGTGGGAAGCAGATCTACATCAATGGTCATGCCACTATTCCCGTCAAGGACGCGGTCCAACAGCGACTCCAGGAGGCCAAGACAGACAAACGCCAGGCTTCACGACGACCGCCCAGTGTCCTCATGCTGGGAATCGATAGTATTTCACGTGTGAATCTCATCCGGGCCATGCCCAAGACGGCCCAGTATCTGTACGACAACGAGTGGTTCGAGCTGGCAGGATACAACAAG GTGGACGACAATACATTCCCTAACATTATGGCCTTGGCCACCGGCTATAACCTGCACAATGCCCAGCATGAGTGCTCCCCGTATGTGGTCGGTGGCCTGGACAAGTGCAACTTCATTTGGAAGCAGTACAAGGAGCATGGCTATGTCACCGCCTACGCGGAGGATGCGGTGAAAATCAACACATTCAACTACTTGAAGAAGGGGTTCGAGCATCCGCCGGCGGACTATTACCTACGTCCGTATCTCTCCGCCGCCGAGAAGCTGCTGGATCACACGGTGGTCAATGGCCTGATACACTGCCTCGGTTATGAGACAGCCGCGGAGCATGTTTATGACTACGCGCTGGAGTTCACGCGTCGGTACCTGAACGAGACGTACTTCGGGTTCTTCTGGACGAACACCCACAGCCACAGCGACATATCGCAGACGAGCAGCATGGACGAATACATGGCGGAGTATCTGCGCAAGCTGGTGCGCCAGGGCACCATGGACAACAGCGTGGTGGTGTTCTTCAGCGACCATGGACTGAGGTTCGGACCCACGCGGGCCACCTGGTCGGGTCATTTGGAGGAACGGCTGCCGGCGATCTTCATCTGGCTGCCGCATCACCTGCGTCAGTCACATCCGGAGTTTGTGCGCAGCCTGCACCTGAACAGAAATCGGCTGACCACGCCCTACGACCTCCATCTGACCATGAAGCACATACTTTCCCTGTCCGGGCGAACGGACATGGCTTCCCTGGGACCGGCGCCCGACTGTCCGCAGTGTCAAAGCCTCCTGCGACCCGTCTCTCCGCTAAGGAGCTGCGCCGACGTGGGCATTGAGGATCATTGGTGCACCTGTTGGGCCTACGACACTGTGTCGAGCACGTCGCGGGAAACGCGGATGCTGGGCAAGCGAGTGGTGTCCTACCTGAACACATATGTGGCCGAATTCCGGAACGGAACGTATGCCAAACTCTGTGCTAAACTCACGCTACAGAGCATCCGATCGGCCTTCCGGGCGCATCCCAATGCCCTTGATCCGGAAGGCTTCCACACCTATCGGTTGATCTTTGTGACGTCGCCGAACAAGGCCTGGTACGAGGCCACCGTGCGTCACAATCAAACGGACGACTCGGTCACGGTTACGGGATCCGTGAGTCGGCTGAATGTGTACAGCGGCGAGTCGGAGTGCATGAAGGACTTTGCAGCCAAGAAGTACTGCTATTGCCGGCACTAG
- the LOC108078723 gene encoding uncharacterized protein isoform X4, with protein MLRNQRSCWNKPTNTSTSIFKAASLNVMAEKRLLLERSDSSETTEKLEVQMTRRKGVVLQAMQHQSLPGGCRLLFLRRKSVLCLVVAFVFCYFVIGRPDWANVLDLDVLHGDNILTVQHQSTVMDGYLVYSNSCRIMELDPYKSEVMRHFKRVKYKSCQKLPPLTRVRFQERSQKYLLTIDGAAFNQYPVASNLHCCYMAVQRVNEMEVNYTTCHNFKGSTELPNSVEDIIVKCNTGGKQIYINGHATIPVKDAVQQRLQEAKTDKRQASRRPPSVLMLGIDSISRVNLIRAMPKTAQYLYDNEWFELAGYNKVDDNTFPNIMALATGYNLHNAQHECSPYVVGGLDKCNFIWKQYKEHGYVTAYAEDAVKINTFNYLKKGFEHPPADYYLRPYLSAAEKLLDHTVVNGLIHCLGYETAAEHVYDYALEFTRRYLNETYFGFFWTNTHSHSDISQTSSMDEYMAEYLRKLVRQGTMDNSVVVFFSDHGLRFGPTRATWSGHLEERLPAIFIWLPHHLRQSHPEFVRSLHLNRNRLTTPYDLHLTMKHILSLSGRTDMASLGPAPDCPQCQSLLRPVSPLRSCADVGIEDHWCTCWAYDTVSSTSRETRMLGKRVVSYLNTYVAEFRNGTYAKLCAKLTLQSIRSAFRAHPNALDPEGFHTYRLIFVTSPNKAWYEATVRHNQTDDSVTVTGSVSRLNVYSGESECMKDFAAKKYCYCRH; from the exons ATG tTGCGGAATCAACGATCTTGCTGGAATAAACCCACGAATACTTCAACAAGCATTTTTAAAG CCGCGAGCTTAAATGTTATGGCAGAGAAACGCCTTCTGCTGGAGCGATCGGATTCCTCAGAGACGACGGAGAAACTGGAAGTACAAATGACCCGACGAAAGGGCGTCGTCCTACAGGCGATGCAGCACCAGTCGCTGCCCGGCGGCTGCCGGCTGCTCTTCCTTCGCCGGAAGTCGGTGCTCTGCCTGGTGGTGGCCTTTGTGTTCTGTTACTTTGTGATCGGACGACCCGACTGGGCGAATGTCCTTGACCTGGATGTCCTGCACGGAGATAATATCCTGACAGTCCAGCACCAGTCCACGGTCATGGATG GCTACCTCGTGTACAGCAACTCGTGTCGGATCATGGAGTTGGATCCGTACAAGAGCGAGGTGATGCGTCACTTCAAGCGGGTCAAGTACAAGTCCTGCCAGAAGTTGCCGCCACTGACCCGGGTGCGATTCCAGGAGCGCTCTCAGAAGTACCTCCTAACCATCGACGGAGCCGCCTTCAACCAGTATCCGGTGGCTAGCAATCTCCACTGCTGCTATATGGCCGTGCAGCGGGTCAATGAGATGGAGGTCAACTACACCACGTGCCACAACTTCAAGGGGTCTACGGAGCTGCCCAATTCCGTCGAAGACATAATCGTCAAGTGTAACACGGGTGGGAAGCAGATCTACATCAATGGTCATGCCACTATTCCCGTCAAGGACGCGGTCCAACAGCGACTCCAGGAGGCCAAGACAGACAAACGCCAGGCTTCACGACGACCGCCCAGTGTCCTCATGCTGGGAATCGATAGTATTTCACGTGTGAATCTCATCCGGGCCATGCCCAAGACGGCCCAGTATCTGTACGACAACGAGTGGTTCGAGCTGGCAGGATACAACAAG GTGGACGACAATACATTCCCTAACATTATGGCCTTGGCCACCGGCTATAACCTGCACAATGCCCAGCATGAGTGCTCCCCGTATGTGGTCGGTGGCCTGGACAAGTGCAACTTCATTTGGAAGCAGTACAAGGAGCATGGCTATGTCACCGCCTACGCGGAGGATGCGGTGAAAATCAACACATTCAACTACTTGAAGAAGGGGTTCGAGCATCCGCCGGCGGACTATTACCTACGTCCGTATCTCTCCGCCGCCGAGAAGCTGCTGGATCACACGGTGGTCAATGGCCTGATACACTGCCTCGGTTATGAGACAGCCGCGGAGCATGTTTATGACTACGCGCTGGAGTTCACGCGTCGGTACCTGAACGAGACGTACTTCGGGTTCTTCTGGACGAACACCCACAGCCACAGCGACATATCGCAGACGAGCAGCATGGACGAATACATGGCGGAGTATCTGCGCAAGCTGGTGCGCCAGGGCACCATGGACAACAGCGTGGTGGTGTTCTTCAGCGACCATGGACTGAGGTTCGGACCCACGCGGGCCACCTGGTCGGGTCATTTGGAGGAACGGCTGCCGGCGATCTTCATCTGGCTGCCGCATCACCTGCGTCAGTCACATCCGGAGTTTGTGCGCAGCCTGCACCTGAACAGAAATCGGCTGACCACGCCCTACGACCTCCATCTGACCATGAAGCACATACTTTCCCTGTCCGGGCGAACGGACATGGCTTCCCTGGGACCGGCGCCCGACTGTCCGCAGTGTCAAAGCCTCCTGCGACCCGTCTCTCCGCTAAGGAGCTGCGCCGACGTGGGCATTGAGGATCATTGGTGCACCTGTTGGGCCTACGACACTGTGTCGAGCACGTCGCGGGAAACGCGGATGCTGGGCAAGCGAGTGGTGTCCTACCTGAACACATATGTGGCCGAATTCCGGAACGGAACGTATGCCAAACTCTGTGCTAAACTCACGCTACAGAGCATCCGATCGGCCTTCCGGGCGCATCCCAATGCCCTTGATCCGGAAGGCTTCCACACCTATCGGTTGATCTTTGTGACGTCGCCGAACAAGGCCTGGTACGAGGCCACCGTGCGTCACAATCAAACGGACGACTCGGTCACGGTTACGGGATCCGTGAGTCGGCTGAATGTGTACAGCGGCGAGTCGGAGTGCATGAAGGACTTTGCAGCCAAGAAGTACTGCTATTGCCGGCACTAG
- the LOC108078723 gene encoding uncharacterized protein isoform X3 yields the protein MAEKRLLLERSDSSETTEKLEVQMTRRKGVVLQAMQHQSLPGGCRLLFLRRKSVLCLVVAFVFCYFVIGRPDWANVLDLDVLHGDNILTVQHQSTVMDDDTIFDSSIPFVPEGYLVYSNSCRIMELDPYKSEVMRHFKRVKYKSCQKLPPLTRVRFQERSQKYLLTIDGAAFNQYPVASNLHCCYMAVQRVNEMEVNYTTCHNFKGSTELPNSVEDIIVKCNTGGKQIYINGHATIPVKDAVQQRLQEAKTDKRQASRRPPSVLMLGIDSISRVNLIRAMPKTAQYLYDNEWFELAGYNKVDDNTFPNIMALATGYNLHNAQHECSPYVVGGLDKCNFIWKQYKEHGYVTAYAEDAVKINTFNYLKKGFEHPPADYYLRPYLSAAEKLLDHTVVNGLIHCLGYETAAEHVYDYALEFTRRYLNETYFGFFWTNTHSHSDISQTSSMDEYMAEYLRKLVRQGTMDNSVVVFFSDHGLRFGPTRATWSGHLEERLPAIFIWLPHHLRQSHPEFVRSLHLNRNRLTTPYDLHLTMKHILSLSGRTDMASLGPAPDCPQCQSLLRPVSPLRSCADVGIEDHWCTCWAYDTVSSTSRETRMLGKRVVSYLNTYVAEFRNGTYAKLCAKLTLQSIRSAFRAHPNALDPEGFHTYRLIFVTSPNKAWYEATVRHNQTDDSVTVTGSVSRLNVYSGESECMKDFAAKKYCYCRH from the exons ATGGCAGAGAAACGCCTTCTGCTGGAGCGATCGGATTCCTCAGAGACGACGGAGAAACTGGAAGTACAAATGACCCGACGAAAGGGCGTCGTCCTACAGGCGATGCAGCACCAGTCGCTGCCCGGCGGCTGCCGGCTGCTCTTCCTTCGCCGGAAGTCGGTGCTCTGCCTGGTGGTGGCCTTTGTGTTCTGTTACTTTGTGATCGGACGACCCGACTGGGCGAATGTCCTTGACCTGGATGTCCTGCACGGAGATAATATCCTGACAGTCCAGCACCAGTCCACGGTCATGGATG ATGACACAATTTTTGACAGTAGTATTCCATTTGTGCCGGAAGGCTACCTCGTGTACAGCAACTCGTGTCGGATCATGGAGTTGGATCCGTACAAGAGCGAGGTGATGCGTCACTTCAAGCGGGTCAAGTACAAGTCCTGCCAGAAGTTGCCGCCACTGACCCGGGTGCGATTCCAGGAGCGCTCTCAGAAGTACCTCCTAACCATCGACGGAGCCGCCTTCAACCAGTATCCGGTGGCTAGCAATCTCCACTGCTGCTATATGGCCGTGCAGCGGGTCAATGAGATGGAGGTCAACTACACCACGTGCCACAACTTCAAGGGGTCTACGGAGCTGCCCAATTCCGTCGAAGACATAATCGTCAAGTGTAACACGGGTGGGAAGCAGATCTACATCAATGGTCATGCCACTATTCCCGTCAAGGACGCGGTCCAACAGCGACTCCAGGAGGCCAAGACAGACAAACGCCAGGCTTCACGACGACCGCCCAGTGTCCTCATGCTGGGAATCGATAGTATTTCACGTGTGAATCTCATCCGGGCCATGCCCAAGACGGCCCAGTATCTGTACGACAACGAGTGGTTCGAGCTGGCAGGATACAACAAG GTGGACGACAATACATTCCCTAACATTATGGCCTTGGCCACCGGCTATAACCTGCACAATGCCCAGCATGAGTGCTCCCCGTATGTGGTCGGTGGCCTGGACAAGTGCAACTTCATTTGGAAGCAGTACAAGGAGCATGGCTATGTCACCGCCTACGCGGAGGATGCGGTGAAAATCAACACATTCAACTACTTGAAGAAGGGGTTCGAGCATCCGCCGGCGGACTATTACCTACGTCCGTATCTCTCCGCCGCCGAGAAGCTGCTGGATCACACGGTGGTCAATGGCCTGATACACTGCCTCGGTTATGAGACAGCCGCGGAGCATGTTTATGACTACGCGCTGGAGTTCACGCGTCGGTACCTGAACGAGACGTACTTCGGGTTCTTCTGGACGAACACCCACAGCCACAGCGACATATCGCAGACGAGCAGCATGGACGAATACATGGCGGAGTATCTGCGCAAGCTGGTGCGCCAGGGCACCATGGACAACAGCGTGGTGGTGTTCTTCAGCGACCATGGACTGAGGTTCGGACCCACGCGGGCCACCTGGTCGGGTCATTTGGAGGAACGGCTGCCGGCGATCTTCATCTGGCTGCCGCATCACCTGCGTCAGTCACATCCGGAGTTTGTGCGCAGCCTGCACCTGAACAGAAATCGGCTGACCACGCCCTACGACCTCCATCTGACCATGAAGCACATACTTTCCCTGTCCGGGCGAACGGACATGGCTTCCCTGGGACCGGCGCCCGACTGTCCGCAGTGTCAAAGCCTCCTGCGACCCGTCTCTCCGCTAAGGAGCTGCGCCGACGTGGGCATTGAGGATCATTGGTGCACCTGTTGGGCCTACGACACTGTGTCGAGCACGTCGCGGGAAACGCGGATGCTGGGCAAGCGAGTGGTGTCCTACCTGAACACATATGTGGCCGAATTCCGGAACGGAACGTATGCCAAACTCTGTGCTAAACTCACGCTACAGAGCATCCGATCGGCCTTCCGGGCGCATCCCAATGCCCTTGATCCGGAAGGCTTCCACACCTATCGGTTGATCTTTGTGACGTCGCCGAACAAGGCCTGGTACGAGGCCACCGTGCGTCACAATCAAACGGACGACTCGGTCACGGTTACGGGATCCGTGAGTCGGCTGAATGTGTACAGCGGCGAGTCGGAGTGCATGAAGGACTTTGCAGCCAAGAAGTACTGCTATTGCCGGCACTAG
- the LOC108078723 gene encoding uncharacterized protein isoform X2, whose translation MAEKRLLLERSDSSETTEKLEVQMTRRKGVVLQAMQHQSLPGGCRLLFLRRKSVLCLVVAFVFCYFVIGRPDWANVLDLDVLHGDNILTVQHQSTVMDVMVFNFPFLLPYFLVSMHVMVRVRVMSPDDTIFDSSIPFVPEGYLVYSNSCRIMELDPYKSEVMRHFKRVKYKSCQKLPPLTRVRFQERSQKYLLTIDGAAFNQYPVASNLHCCYMAVQRVNEMEVNYTTCHNFKGSTELPNSVEDIIVKCNTGGKQIYINGHATIPVKDAVQQRLQEAKTDKRQASRRPPSVLMLGIDSISRVNLIRAMPKTAQYLYDNEWFELAGYNKVDDNTFPNIMALATGYNLHNAQHECSPYVVGGLDKCNFIWKQYKEHGYVTAYAEDAVKINTFNYLKKGFEHPPADYYLRPYLSAAEKLLDHTVVNGLIHCLGYETAAEHVYDYALEFTRRYLNETYFGFFWTNTHSHSDISQTSSMDEYMAEYLRKLVRQGTMDNSVVVFFSDHGLRFGPTRATWSGHLEERLPAIFIWLPHHLRQSHPEFVRSLHLNRNRLTTPYDLHLTMKHILSLSGRTDMASLGPAPDCPQCQSLLRPVSPLRSCADVGIEDHWCTCWAYDTVSSTSRETRMLGKRVVSYLNTYVAEFRNGTYAKLCAKLTLQSIRSAFRAHPNALDPEGFHTYRLIFVTSPNKAWYEATVRHNQTDDSVTVTGSVSRLNVYSGESECMKDFAAKKYCYCRH comes from the exons ATGGCAGAGAAACGCCTTCTGCTGGAGCGATCGGATTCCTCAGAGACGACGGAGAAACTGGAAGTACAAATGACCCGACGAAAGGGCGTCGTCCTACAGGCGATGCAGCACCAGTCGCTGCCCGGCGGCTGCCGGCTGCTCTTCCTTCGCCGGAAGTCGGTGCTCTGCCTGGTGGTGGCCTTTGTGTTCTGTTACTTTGTGATCGGACGACCCGACTGGGCGAATGTCCTTGACCTGGATGTCCTGCACGGAGATAATATCCTGACAGTCCAGCACCAGTCCACGGTCATGGATG TTatggttttcaattttccttttttgttgcctTATTTCCTTGTTTCGATGCATGTGATGGTCCGTGTCCGTGTTATGTCCCCAGATGACACAATTTTTGACAGTAGTATTCCATTTGTGCCGGAAGGCTACCTCGTGTACAGCAACTCGTGTCGGATCATGGAGTTGGATCCGTACAAGAGCGAGGTGATGCGTCACTTCAAGCGGGTCAAGTACAAGTCCTGCCAGAAGTTGCCGCCACTGACCCGGGTGCGATTCCAGGAGCGCTCTCAGAAGTACCTCCTAACCATCGACGGAGCCGCCTTCAACCAGTATCCGGTGGCTAGCAATCTCCACTGCTGCTATATGGCCGTGCAGCGGGTCAATGAGATGGAGGTCAACTACACCACGTGCCACAACTTCAAGGGGTCTACGGAGCTGCCCAATTCCGTCGAAGACATAATCGTCAAGTGTAACACGGGTGGGAAGCAGATCTACATCAATGGTCATGCCACTATTCCCGTCAAGGACGCGGTCCAACAGCGACTCCAGGAGGCCAAGACAGACAAACGCCAGGCTTCACGACGACCGCCCAGTGTCCTCATGCTGGGAATCGATAGTATTTCACGTGTGAATCTCATCCGGGCCATGCCCAAGACGGCCCAGTATCTGTACGACAACGAGTGGTTCGAGCTGGCAGGATACAACAAG GTGGACGACAATACATTCCCTAACATTATGGCCTTGGCCACCGGCTATAACCTGCACAATGCCCAGCATGAGTGCTCCCCGTATGTGGTCGGTGGCCTGGACAAGTGCAACTTCATTTGGAAGCAGTACAAGGAGCATGGCTATGTCACCGCCTACGCGGAGGATGCGGTGAAAATCAACACATTCAACTACTTGAAGAAGGGGTTCGAGCATCCGCCGGCGGACTATTACCTACGTCCGTATCTCTCCGCCGCCGAGAAGCTGCTGGATCACACGGTGGTCAATGGCCTGATACACTGCCTCGGTTATGAGACAGCCGCGGAGCATGTTTATGACTACGCGCTGGAGTTCACGCGTCGGTACCTGAACGAGACGTACTTCGGGTTCTTCTGGACGAACACCCACAGCCACAGCGACATATCGCAGACGAGCAGCATGGACGAATACATGGCGGAGTATCTGCGCAAGCTGGTGCGCCAGGGCACCATGGACAACAGCGTGGTGGTGTTCTTCAGCGACCATGGACTGAGGTTCGGACCCACGCGGGCCACCTGGTCGGGTCATTTGGAGGAACGGCTGCCGGCGATCTTCATCTGGCTGCCGCATCACCTGCGTCAGTCACATCCGGAGTTTGTGCGCAGCCTGCACCTGAACAGAAATCGGCTGACCACGCCCTACGACCTCCATCTGACCATGAAGCACATACTTTCCCTGTCCGGGCGAACGGACATGGCTTCCCTGGGACCGGCGCCCGACTGTCCGCAGTGTCAAAGCCTCCTGCGACCCGTCTCTCCGCTAAGGAGCTGCGCCGACGTGGGCATTGAGGATCATTGGTGCACCTGTTGGGCCTACGACACTGTGTCGAGCACGTCGCGGGAAACGCGGATGCTGGGCAAGCGAGTGGTGTCCTACCTGAACACATATGTGGCCGAATTCCGGAACGGAACGTATGCCAAACTCTGTGCTAAACTCACGCTACAGAGCATCCGATCGGCCTTCCGGGCGCATCCCAATGCCCTTGATCCGGAAGGCTTCCACACCTATCGGTTGATCTTTGTGACGTCGCCGAACAAGGCCTGGTACGAGGCCACCGTGCGTCACAATCAAACGGACGACTCGGTCACGGTTACGGGATCCGTGAGTCGGCTGAATGTGTACAGCGGCGAGTCGGAGTGCATGAAGGACTTTGCAGCCAAGAAGTACTGCTATTGCCGGCACTAG